One Niabella beijingensis DNA window includes the following coding sequences:
- a CDS encoding efflux RND transporter periplasmic adaptor subunit, which yields MDRVIEKKFWNKKRIWTIAGITALALLIIFSIVMASGKSKLNVDVERITISEVKKAAFKEYIPVNGVVLPISTIYLDAMEGGRVEEKYVEDGAMMKKGEPIVRLSNTDLELNLIGQQSSVYTTLAQVQLAKATAQQNTVNNLNQMTDAESQLKEAERLYNLNKYLYENKAIGEQEFRKSEIDYNYKRKKRDLAERITKQDAESNQLQTKQAGQSFSNSQKALTLYSRKVGDLILRAPVDGQLTSLDAEIGQSKNKGERLGQIDVLTGYKVRVDIDEHYISRVFNGLTGDATVAGKSYQLRVKKIYTQVTNGRFQVDMEFIGTVPKDIRRGQTLQISLALSDESTAILLAKGGFNQQTGGNWVFKLTDDGKTAYKAEVQLGRQNPDYYEVLKGLKPGDKVITSSYENFGDMQELVLKK from the coding sequence GTGGACAGAGTTATTGAGAAAAAATTTTGGAATAAAAAACGGATATGGACCATTGCCGGTATCACCGCGCTGGCGCTGCTGATCATTTTCAGTATTGTAATGGCCAGCGGTAAAAGCAAACTGAATGTGGATGTGGAACGCATCACTATCAGCGAAGTGAAAAAAGCCGCTTTTAAAGAATACATACCTGTGAACGGGGTGGTGTTGCCCATCAGTACCATTTACCTGGATGCTATGGAAGGGGGAAGGGTGGAAGAGAAATATGTGGAAGACGGCGCCATGATGAAAAAGGGAGAACCCATAGTACGACTCAGCAATACCGACCTCGAGTTGAACCTGATCGGGCAGCAGTCCTCGGTATATACCACGCTGGCGCAGGTGCAGCTGGCCAAGGCGACCGCGCAGCAAAACACGGTAAATAATCTGAACCAGATGACAGATGCCGAAAGCCAGCTGAAGGAGGCGGAACGTTTGTATAACCTGAATAAATACCTTTATGAAAACAAAGCAATCGGCGAACAGGAATTCCGGAAATCCGAAATCGACTATAATTATAAACGCAAAAAAAGAGACCTTGCAGAACGCATCACCAAGCAGGATGCTGAATCCAACCAGCTACAAACCAAACAGGCGGGTCAGTCCTTTAGTAATTCTCAAAAAGCACTGACCCTCTATAGCCGGAAAGTGGGTGACCTGATATTAAGAGCTCCGGTAGACGGACAGCTGACCTCCCTGGATGCAGAGATCGGACAGTCGAAAAATAAAGGCGAGCGCCTCGGCCAGATCGATGTGCTGACAGGATATAAAGTCCGGGTGGATATTGATGAACACTATATCTCACGTGTGTTCAACGGGCTGACCGGGGATGCAACCGTAGCGGGAAAGAGCTACCAGCTGCGGGTTAAAAAAATATATACCCAGGTGACCAACGGACGGTTTCAGGTGGATATGGAATTTATCGGGACGGTTCCCAAAGACATCCGCCGCGGGCAAACCCTGCAGATCAGTCTTGCGCTTAGTGACGAAAGCACGGCGATACTGCTGGCCAAAGGCGGATTCAATCAGCAAACAGGGGGTAACTGGGTGTTTAAACTTACCGATGACGGCAAAACAGCTTATAAGGCGGAGGTACAGCTGGGCCGCCAGAACCCGGACTACTATGAAGTATTGAAAGGACTGAAACCCGGAGATAAAGTGATCACGAGCAGTTATGAAAATTTTGGAGATATGCAGGAACTGGTATTGAAAAAGTAG